Genomic DNA from Leishmania donovani BPK282A1 complete genome, chromosome 32:
GACCCTTACCCGCTGCCCGCGGTGCGACAAAGACATCCTGAGCCTCTGCCTGCAGGCCATCCAGGCGCAGCTACAGGCGCTTGTGAGGGAGAAGCAGACGCTGGTgacactgctgccgcctgtGAGGCAGGTGTGGAAGCGGCTTTTTGCACGTGAACAATCACAGGCGccaagcgccgccgcaatGGCTTCATCATcgacggcagaggcggacaAGACGGCAGCGCATAATACTACAGCAGGCACAGGCACTTCCTTCAGTGCAGCTGCATTGCCGGTGAGGCTCCAGCTAGATTGCATGCTGTCCCGCGACCCCTTTTTGTTTCAGCAAGCCGTCGCATTCTTGTCGCTCTACAGCACGCCCTTTGCCTCCGTGAGCGACGCAGCGAGTGTGGTGGATGCGCAAGAGATACTCACCGAGCGCGAGTACCAGAATCGGCTCTGTGGGCGCGCGTCGGTGGCCGATCAGTTTCGGTCTCTTCACCGTCACGCCTCATCGGTGCACGTGCGTCTCATGTCCCAGCGAGAGATTgacgcagcgcggcagcaggagagcCACCAgaagctgctgaagcgggcggtgctgccgccttGGCTGCGAAACACAACCGCTCTTGATGAGCTTGGTGGCAGTCATATttgcgccagcgccgacaagggtgccgccgcgacggaagaggtggagatgAACGTGGCGAAGGAGCCATGGGAGATGGAGGACTTGCGGTTTAGAGAGACTATAAAAGGACACGTGCCCACTGGCGGAGCGCTCTGGGCGGCAGAAAGTAGCGTCGCCCGCTCctcggtgacggcgacgccggtgcaGAAGCGTCGGCGAGCCACAGCCGATGCTGACGAGAAAGCCGAGCTGacacgcaccgcctcctttATCGCGACTCACTACTATGATGACGAGTTTGATGCGGTGGCGCTTCCACAGACGCGGCGCTTgcgagggagaaagagggaggcatGAGAGATACAACGAAGAGTTCTAAATATGAGCTACCTGCGTTTCTGGTGTTTGGCAGAGTCTGCTCTGCAGGTAAGGATGCATGTTGCTTCAACTCGTGGGTTTTCTCTTTTCCAGCCATGCCTCACGTCTCCGTGAcggaagggggggggggtgcaaCCTCTGCCAAAGATGTCCGTGGCACAAACAGCGTGGCCGGAGCTTTTTTTGCCTGGCAATTCTGTGGGCATGAACAAGTgtaccccctcctccccctcttcttccgccGCGCTGAGCGTCACGTGCGCCGTTCAGGTGGCAGATGTTGAGGCTAGTCCGCTGAGGCTCGCGCTCACTGAGCGGGAGATTGTATCCACATGTCGTTCTTCACCGAAACAGTGGCGAGACGATAGTATGAAGGATTTTCCCATGTTGCCTACGTAtgctctctcccccttgtGCGATGAGGGGCAATGCAGTCCTTGTCGCGCAGCATATGTTTGTGCGTCTATCTCCTACGTGCCTCGGAAGCACGTGTGCATATAGTGTCTCGTCtgtttcctctctcttctccgtgAGCTTACCATCGTACCATCAGCCTgtgctgcctccctccctcttacGGACACCCatggcgtgtgcacgcgcccGCGTTTTTTCACTATTCACACCGGCACTGCTCCTGGCATGCTTCTGGCCACCGCTGTGCAAATCCGCAATCCCATCACTCCAGCGTATCGTGGACGTGGCACCATCCCCTCACTCGCTTCCGTCCTCATTCccgcccttttttttttctcgaaGTCTCTCCCTCCGACTCCCTCGTGCATCTTGTGAATCCCTTTGCCCTTTGATGGCTTCTCCGTGAAGGGACACACAACcgaaaaggagaaagaaaaacgctCTGAGTaaaacacacgcgcgtgtATGCCTGGGAGTGCCACTGCGGGATCGTTCCCGTGAGCATTCTCCCATTCTCTGTCCAGCCTTCCCTTGCTGCTATTTcctcccaccctctcctTGCCGTTCTCCCGTGCGTAccggcttctctctcgcttttccTTTACTAAGATCGTTGGGCTCTCAGCATCCACAGCACCGCTTCGGTCTTTGGCtccgcttctccttcctctcttcgtgcacgtgtgtgtgcgtgtgcaaaGCCAGCCCACGCCACCTTGCCAGCGCTCCACGATCCACTTACAGCGAGCGAAACAGGCGCTCTCCCTTACCCGCTCATTACGGGTGTTGGcggcctttttttttgcattcACGCAGAACCATCCCGCCTCCCTTTCACCGCTCTGACGTGCACTTGCCTTCGAAACGCGCGCGAGAGAAACCAGAACGCAGTATCAGAGACGTGGGTCAGTTGTGCAGGTGGGCCTTGAAGCGTTGGCGCGttgggtgtgcgtgctttcTTGTCGCCCGGACTCTCTGCGAttcggtgcgcgcgtgcctgtgtgatGAGGTGCTTACGTTTCAATCTCCATCGTTTTGTCGAatctccgccgccgccgctaccgccgtGAACCCTGCGGCGCGTTCATTTTTTGCCGATTGTTGGGTGTTCTGGCTGCGCTCATCTCACTCGCTCTCtgtgggtgcgcgtgcaAAGTCTTCTCTTTCTGGCTGCACTTCGCTCGCTTGTTATCCTTCCTTCGTGCATCAACTGCATGCCCTCAATATGGGGTGCGCCAGTGCTAGATGAATCGCCAGTGTACACGGAATGTGCCCTCGTGTAGGGCTCGGCCACCGATGGCGTACCTCTACTTATCCTCGTGAGGAAGAGTGCGTGgagggcgaagcagcagcaaagagaAAGCGGTTGCCACACCTTGTAGCGACTACGCGGTTGCGCAGGTCCGGCAACGacgtcagcgcctccagcgtgCCGATGCCgatagggagggaggggcgtgCCTCGTGGCGAATGGAGCCGCCACTCCGCAGCCGGCGATTCGCTGAcgcacaccggcgccgtggaTGACGACATCGGTTgcgaccgctgcagcaccagcgaaTGGGCTGGGCTAATCGCGACGGAACAGCAGTTTTCGAGCGCCTCGCGTCGCACTTCAGAACCTCTCCATTCGTGTAGTACCAGCATAGGCAGAGTTGCGATGAAGGTCGcacgcccgccgctgctgcaccattGGCAGCTGGCATTGTCGCCACGGCATCCGCATCAGCAGCTCGACAGCGACTTCGCCGACGACTCTGCCTCGATTCACGCAAACCGCAGCAGAGGATGGCGTGGCAGTTTCCACATGACCCACGACACGGGTTCCGCACACACGGGCCGGCGGCCGAGCTCGAATCGTACGGTGACTACCGTAAGCTCCCTCACGGCAAGCTTCATCTTCTGGGGCAACAACGCGGACGGCGTCGCGACTATCATCACGGGAGACGTGCTGCGCTACTTCTTCTGCGCACGAGGCGCCGCACTACGTCATTGCGAAGCGCgacgtggcagcggtggtggtgttgtgCATTTACCCCCGCGGCGGAGGACAACGTCCTCAGCTCGCAGCTCTAACTCGTGCTGATCCCGCGCGCCTCGTTTGTGCTGCGTCTGACCAACACAGGCGGGCGGGCGTACCTCTTCACCACAGCCGACACGCGAACGGGGCTGCGCGGCGTTTTTGAGGACCGTCCTCAATTTTATCCCCATTATTGCAAGACTGTGTGGGTGGCCACTCATGCctgcgaggaggcgggcACAATACGTGACGATGCGATGCTGttcgcgcgcgccgcggatACGCGTCCGCTGCCCATCTCCGACTCGTTGCCGAATCTCGTGAGCACGCTGATGGATAGGCAGGCAAGCAGCGTGCCCCTCAATGCTGACGACTACCACTGACTGGCGcacgagccgccgccgtggcgacaGCGAAAGTCGGTTCCCCTGCACTCGTGGGGTTCATCGTCCACTTGAGTCAccggcggggagggggtggcgcaCAACGGCACGACATGGAAGCGGCCGCTCGAGCGCGGTGGATTTCGCAAAGCCAACGAGCAGCGGGCTGCGATGCCGGTGCCTCCGCAGGTCGCCTTTACATCGTCTCCTTTTGCAGACGGTATCTGGTACACCACGGCCGCTGGCCCTGCATTGGCGCCGCCCGCTTGCCGCTGCACTCTACTTGAGACCTGTTCCCGGTGCTGCGCACCATCGCATGCCGTCGTTGGTGGGCGCACAAATCCCTGCAGCCGCTCGCGGGCGTTTGGCAGCTGCGTGATGCTCATCGAGCCGCTAGGCGTCCTCTTGCAACTGTTCGAGACATCGGAGGACATCTCTGGCACGCTGCTCGTCGCCGTTGATTGCGACAcactgctgccgtggcagctgcacgagCTCCTCTTGAGCGATAGACGAATAACGGTGTCTGCCCCTGTGCTCGCGAAACGAGGTGCCACACCAGTGATTGAATACGAGCAGGGTAGCGACGGCTCTCCCCACAGAGATACACCGCCCCTTTCCTCGATCGCGTGCACTCGGCACCGTCCGCATCGCCTACGGCAACGTGCACAGCGTTTTGGTGCAGTAGCGTCCGTatgccgcggcggcaatAGGCGTGCTGCCGTGCATGTGCAGCCGATTCGCTCTGGGAGGCCAGCAGCCAAAggtgagcgcgcgcgcacacgtccaCGCCGTAGGGGGTGAGCTCTCCCAGAACCGTTCGCGTTGCGATTGCGAAGCAGTTGTCCTTCTTTGTCCCGGCAGCGCCGTTTCCATTCTCACCTCTGTACCACCCCCTGTCGCCCTCTCTGTTTTCCGCTCCGCTTCCCTGAGTTTATGGGCCGCACACGTATGtaaacaagaaaacaaaacgaaaggCGTGCATCGAGGCGAAACCCTTCGCGCATTtccacagacacgcacccAAGCGCCTACGCCCCAACTGCGTAATACCACTAACACGCGCTGTCATTCAAACATATTGTTAGCTCCACTTTCTCGTTTGTTTCGCagcagttttttttttttttctttttgtgccGGCCGAAATCATGGAGCAGGCGTTGATTGAGGCGGCCATTCTCAAGGCGCTGTCGAGTGCCGAGCGAGTGCTCTCGACGGATGTGGCAGACTCGATTAGGGCCGACCACCAGGACATCGTGGGCGCCGGCAAGTCCCTGGAGGCGGACAACTACATCCGATCGGAAATGGAACAAAGGATGGTTCTGAGGCTCTCCAACGAGGCTCAGCAGATCATGGAGAGCGGCAGCCCCGAGTACCTGGTCTGGTGTCTGCTACAGGACGGAAGGATAAGCCAGGAGGATGTAGCAGCCAAACTTGGCAAGGAGGCGACGGGGGTGGCGCTGACCAACGGCATCAAGTCGAAGATGTTCAAGACGATAAAGGAGAATGGGAAGGTTTTCCTGGAGCGTGTGCCGCGCAGCGACAACGTTGTCGATGCCGTTCGTGAGTCGCTGAAGcaggctgccgccgcggcggacgagGTCGACACCAAGACGCTGGAAACGCTCAAGAAGCGCAAACTCGCTGCGATGGAGGCGAAAAAGGTGTTTGTGTACACGAAGGGTGCCGCGTACGCTCCGGAGCGCGCCGCTAAGGCCGTGGGTGACCTGACACGCGAGATGCTCGTCGACGGTTCTTGGAAGAACCGGCAGTTCAAGGAGTACAACTTTTCCGCACAGGGTGCCGAggtgggtggcggtgcactGCACCCGCTGTTGAAGGTGCGGCAGGAGTTCCGCGAGATCCTCATGGAGCTCGGCTTCCAGGAGATGGACACGCAGCATTGGGCCGAGGTGTCGTTCTGGAACTTCGACTCACTCATCATTCCTCAGCAGCATCCGGCGCGGGATCTGCAGGACACCTTCTTCCTGTCGAAGCCGGAGACTTCGAAGGTTAACGATTTGGAGTACGTGGCGCGCGTCAAGGCGCAGCATGAGGAGAGCTTCCGTACGCCGTGGAAGCTTGAGGAGGCGAGCCGCAATGTGCTGCGCACTCACACCACCGGCTCCTCGGCCTTCGTGCTGAAAAATATCGCCAAATTTGCGATCCGTGGCCCGGATGGCAAGCTGCACTTCAGCCCCGGGCGCTACTATAGCATTGACCGCGTCTTCCGCAACGAGGAGATGGACCGCACCCACCTGTGCGAGTTCCACCAGGTCGAGGGCTTCGTCATTGACCGCGACATTTCGCTTGCCAAGATGATGCACACCTTTGACTCCTTCTTCCGTCGCATTGGCgtgtcgcagctgcgcttcAAGCCCGCCTTCAACCCGTACACGGAGCCTTCGATGGAGATCTTTGGCTTCCACACCGGCCTGAACAAGTGGATCGAGGTGGGCAACAGCGGTCTCTTCCGCccagagctgctgcgtccgATGGGCTTCGAGGACGGCGTGACGGTGATGGCTTGGGGCCTCTCGCTGGAGCGGCCGACAATGATTAAGTACGGTATCAACAATATTCACGAGCTCTTTGGCCATCGCGTTGACATCCGCTTCATCAAGCGCGCCGCGATTGCCCGCTACTAGGCGTGAGCGAGGATGTTGGGCGAAAAAAGTAATGCGGCGTTCccggtgctggaggcgcgtGTAGTCTTCActggtggggtgggtgctGGCTGCCCCTTCGGCTGTCTTTTTTTAAGGAATCTCCGCTCTCCCCATCTCTCCTGCGTactgcatttttttttcgcctccCTGCATAatctcttcttccccttGCGACGTGTCAGAATTGTCGAGCAGACGTGCAGTCGTGGGTTGCAGCAACGAAGCACCGCTTTCCACGTAAGCGCGTCTTCTGACCCCGCGGAGTACCACCCCAGCCCCTcctgctgccctc
This window encodes:
- a CDS encoding phenylalanyl-tRNA synthetase alpha chain, putative; translated protein: MEQALIEAAILKALSSAERVLSTDVADSIRADHQDIVGAGKSLEADNYIRSEMEQRMVLRLSNEAQQIMESGSPEYLVWCLLQDGRISQEDVAAKLGKEATGVALTNGIKSKMFKTIKENGKVFLERVPRSDNVVDAVRESLKQAAAAADEVDTKTLETLKKRKLAAMEAKKVFVYTKGAAYAPERAAKAVGDLTREMLVDGSWKNRQFKEYNFSAQGAEVGGGALHPLLKVRQEFREILMELGFQEMDTQHWAEVSFWNFDSLIIPQQHPARDLQDTFFLSKPETSKVNDLEYVARVKAQHEESFRTPWKLEEASRNVLRTHTTGSSAFVLKNIAKFAIRGPDGKLHFSPGRYYSIDRVFRNEEMDRTHLCEFHQVEGFVIDRDISLAKMMHTFDSFFRRIGVSQLRFKPAFNPYTEPSMEIFGFHTGLNKWIEVGNSGLFRPELLRPMGFEDGVTVMAWGLSLERPTMIKYGINNIHELFGHRVDIRFIKRAAIARY